The window CTAATTCTGTACAAAATATCAATACCTTCTTTTACGCTTCTCTATATTAAGTTTTAGTGTATATGGTTCAACAGATAGTTTACATTTTCAAATCATTAGCACTAAAATTGGTTAACAAGCTGTTGTTACTGAAATTTTAAAATCCTTCTATACTCGTCTGCAAGATGAGTTACCAAGAAAATAAGAGAAAAGGGAAAAACTGAAAAGTAGGTCTAGTATGTGATACAAATACTTATTTACTAGTGTTGTATTTGCAACATCATTTCTTTCCCCAATCTGATGCTACTTTCTACGTGGTTAATTTCATGCTTTTGACCTATTCTGAATTTTTCAGGACATTCACACAAGTAAGCGTACAGTGGCATGATACTGATTCTATGAGAGAGGAGTTGGATGACTTACAGGTGTGACTATGCAGCTTAGTGCGTCCTGACATACAGCTTTTGATGAATATATTCTATTAAAGTGTTTCCATCTTGGAAATACTGTTTTCGTTTCTTTTGTTTTAGTAGTCTGATATGACATAAGGCCAGAATAATCTAACTTTTCTAATGATTTCTTAATCAATTGCTGCAGATTTTCCTTAGCACAAGGTGGGCTATCTTGTTGAATTTGCATGCTGAGATGTTCCGCGTGAACAAGTATCCTGAGTTCAATAGTTATAGCTGATGAGGAGAAATGCTGATGATTTGCATATATTCTTATTCTACTTACTTTGAGCTTCTAGATTTTATCTTGTTGATAGGTTATATAGTGATATGCGTTTTGTTTTTACATTTATAATCTAGGATACACGCTGCTAGTCTATTTTGATTTCCTTGACTTGATATAGTGTAGAAGATATTCTTCAAGTCCTCATAGTTTTTGCTGTCGAGTCACTAGAGTTGGACTTTGCACTTTTGTTCCCAGAGCGGCACATTCTTCTTCGTGCTCTGCCGATTCTCGTTGTCTTAGCAACATCATCAGAAAAAGATAGCGAGTCTTTGTACAAGAGAGTGAAAATCAACAGACTTATTAATATATTCAAGGTAATGTATAGATATGGTTCCACAAGATTGCAAGAAGCCAATTTCCCACCTCCCTCCCCTAGAAAACGAAAAATTTAAACACTTATCTTGTTTTTTTTTTTTGGCTTTCTTGCAGAACGATCCAGTAATTCCTGCATTTCCAGATCTCCATCTTTCTCCTGCTGCAATTATGAAAGAATTGTCAATGTACTTCCAAAAGTTTACTGCCCAAACTCGTCTTCTCAGTCTTCCATCACCTCATGAGCTTCCAGCGCGTGAGGCACAAGAATATCCTTTGTTTGTTTATCTTTTTCTGTCAGGGTGATAAGTGAATTTTTATATGTACCTTGGTGTTTTCACGTTTAGCATTGCTAAGCTTGGTAACCTCTCCAGTAAGACCTTGACATAATTTACATATCAGAGGCATTATCTAATCATCAATCACATTGGATCCATCCGTGCTGAACATGATGACTTCGCAATTCGTTTTGCATCCTCCATGAATCAGGTCTTCTCCTCCTCGTCCTCCTCAGTCCTTTTCCAGAACCTGTATTTAGTGATATGATTCTTACTTGCGCTCATGTGTAATTTTCTGAAGTCCGTTACTTTTCTGATCTATGCAGCTATTGTTGTTGAAGTCAACAGATAGTGCTGATATCGAGTGGTGCAAAGAAGTCAAGGGAAATATATATGATGTGATTGTTGAAGGTTTTCAGCTTTTAAGTAGATGGACTGCACGCATCTGGGAACAATGTGCATGGAAATTTTCTCGTCCCTGCAAGGATATAGTTCCGTCTGAATCACAAGAAGCGTCAGCATCATTTTCTGACTATGAAAAGGTCTTGAATACCCTAAGGAGATGGCTTTTAGGTTATACATGGTAGAATCTTTAATAATCTAAAAGTAACCTGAATCAACTAACATATGGATATGTCTAGTATTAGTTCAGTACATACATGGAAAAAACTTGGATAGACTAGTAATCTAAATTAACTAATATATGCATGTCCTAAGTACTCCAGTTCAGTTATTGTCTGCCTACGTTGATCACATCCATTTAGCTGATTGTGACATTATCTTGGAATATATGTCAGGTGGTACGATATAACTATAATGCAGATGAAAGGAAAGCCCTGGTGGAACTTGTTAGCTACATAAAGAGCATAGGATCAATGATGCAGTCTAGCGACACATTGGTAGCTGACGCTTTATGGGAGACAATACATGCTGAGGTCCAAGATTTTGTTCAGAATACATTGGCCACTATGTTGAGGACTACATTTCGAAAGAAGAAAGATCTTTCTAGGTGGGTATTTAAGTTAGTTAATGATGATTTGAACTTTGCAGTTGAAACTCCTATAGTTTTCTAGTCTATACTCTTGTAGATTACATATATCAGTTGATATCTCATCATTATATTTTTGTTGTTATCCTTATCATCAGTTATATATTGCTAACTAGTGAAATACGATTCAGGATCCTTTCCGATATGCGGACTCTTTCAGCAGACTGGATGGCAAATACAAGTAAGTCTGAATCTGGACCCCTGCAGCATGGAAGCGAAGAAAGCAAAGGAAATGTTTTTTATCCAAGGCCAGTTGCACCAACAGCTGCTCAGGTTTCCCTCATTCATCCAGCTCATTGAATGCAATATAAGCTGTCTTTATTATACCAAGTGTTTTGCCTTACCCATTATTGCTCTTTCACTTTCCATTTGTTCTTTTAGACAGAAAGTTAATCAGAAAACGACCATGTTTGATCTATCTGAAATTTCCTTAATAATCTTACATATCAGAAAGAGGTAGATTTAGGATGAATTAGTTAATGTTTCTAATTCTGCGTGTGTGTGTCTTTCCATAGAAAGTATTTCATCAGTAATTGGACACGATCTGAATTTAAGTCTCTTTTCTGCATGGTTATCGTATGGCATGTGCATTCCTCATTTTATCTGTATATGATTGCTCAAGGTTACTGTGTACAAAGATGAATAACTGAACATTGTACATTCTCACACAAGTTTGTTGCCTTAGATTAAGCTAACTGATCATTTAATTTTTATCTTTAGGTTCACTGCCTGCAGTTCCTGATATATGAAGTTGTTTCTGGTGGTAATCTTAGGAAGCCTGGAGGGCTCTTTGGGAATAGCGGTTCAGAGATCCCTGTTAATGACCTAAAACAATTAGAAACATTTTTTTACAAGCTTAGCTTCTTCCTGCATATTCTGGACTATTCAGGTATTGATCCACCTCTACTTTCCTTTATTTAGGTTGGACTCTTAGATTGTGTGCTTTACATATTCCAGAAGGACCAATTTCTCAAAAGTAAACTTTGAAGTGCAACTCTTTTCAACGGGCTCTTCTTTCCCAATCGATGCAATATTATATATTATTTAAATCGTTGAAATTATCCTGGGTTTTCAATGTGTTGGGTCCTTTGGCAATCATGATTATCCTAGCTATTCTTATTTGTACCTAATGCACTCTTTTATAGCTTTCATGAACATAATCTTGATGCTTAGTAAACATGTTTAACCCTTGATGTTCTTGCACTTACGGTATCTAGCCCAATGCAATTCATCATTGAGCTGGTTACTAGCCCATGAACATACATGCCCACTAATTCTCTGTGTTGCCGGTGCTCATCCTTGTGTTTGAAACTGATAACAAGTTGTTTTGATCATTTCTTAAGATAGTATTTTAGCCACGTATAGTAAAATTGAAATTTGTCCTTTTAATTGTGTTGCAGCGACTGTCGCAACTTTGACGGATCTTGGTTTCTTATGGTTTAGAGAATTTTATTTGGAGTCTTCTCGTGTTATTCAGGTAAAGATATTATTTGACATATGAAGTGGTGTCCTTTGTTTTTTTATAACTCATGTGAAACAAATAAAAAATTCTGCCAGCGGTTAAGTTTGGCGGCCAATGTCATAAAAACAGATGCTTTTGCTGGTTTACTTTTTAACCATATTCGCTTATATGCTTATAAAGGTTTAATTATTCAGTTCCAAACTGTTCTTGTAGCATTGTAGCCCATATTTTCTTCATTTGATTCCTATTGAATTTGAGATTTTACACTCTTTGCAGTTTCCGATCGAATGCTCTCTTCCTTGGATGTTGGTGGATTTTGTGCTTGAGTCACAGAATCCAGGTATTCTAGAGAGTGTTTTGATACCATTTGACATCTATAACGATTCTGCTCAGCAAGCATTGGTTGTGCTCAAGCAACGGTTCCTCTATGATGAAATTGAGGCTGAGGTACCTGAATTTCTGCACTTGGTTGCACCTGTATTCATGATTGCTAGATTGAACATGCTTATCTCACACTGGTGACATGTGGCCATGGACTGGAAAGTTAGCTGCAGGCCTGAGTGTAGATCTTAAATATATATATCATATTTGGAGGGCCAATCTTTCTAGTAGCGTTTACCTGGTCACCAAAAGTTCAAGGTCACCTGGCCTTGATATTATTTGATACTAAGGGTTGAGATTCAACCGCATAAAAGACAATAATCTATTCTCAACCCTTGATACTAAATCTAAGGGTGGGTGACCACAAATTCTTGGTTACCCAGGTTGATCTGTTCATCTTTCATTTTGTGGCCATGCGGAAATATTTCAATATTTAGAAATGGAATTCAATGCATATTACATTCAACAACTTTAGGTCATAGTTTGTCTGTATTCTCGTCAAATTTCTTGCGCCTTAGATGATTAATTAGTTTCTTTTTCTCTCTTAGGTGGACCATTGTTTCGACATATTTGTTTCAAAACTCTGTGATACTATTTTCACATATTACAAGAGCTGGGCAGCAAGGTATACTAAATTCTGTTGAATATGCTATGCCACCAGCAGAGCAATCTTTCATATGTGTTGGTTTTCATGTCATGCAGCGAACTGCTTGATACGTCATTCCTGTTCGCATTGGACAATGGGGAAAGATATTCTGTTGAGCCTATGAGGTTCACAACACTCCTAAAGATGACCAGAGTGAAGGTATTTTGTCTTACAAACATCTTTTAATTTTCGTGCTTTATTATTATAACTGGCTAAGTGTATCACAAGTACATATGAGTTCAGTCAGTATATCTATCCTCTGCTTAGTATAGTTCTGATTGCGTACAGTTGCTTGGAAGGATGATTGATTTGAGAAGTTTGATTACTGAGCGGATGAACAAAGTTTTCAGAGACAATATTGAGTTTCTATTTGATCGTTTTGAGTCTCAAGATCTATGTGCTATTGTGGTAAGTAGTTTCACAGTATCACTCTGTTCTCTTAGTCTGAATTAGTAAACAACGTTAACAACATGACTTTTGGTTGGTAGGAACTAGAAAATCTGCTGGATATCTTAAAGCATGCCCATGAATTGCTCTCCAGAGATCTTTCAATAGACTCATTCAGTCTAATGTTGAATGAGATGCAAGAAAACATATCACTGGTGTCATATTCTAGTAGACTTGCGTCTCAGGTTTGGCTAAGTTTCTCTCTATCATTGTTTTTAAAAAATACTAATTACTGAGTGATTTTGCCTCTCCAAATAATCCTTTTTGTTTCTTATATAAAGTCTTCCAAGTTCACAAGCCACCCAACTTATGTGACATCTATTTTGCAACTCGTCATCGAAACACTGTAATACAATTTTTGACTGTTAAATGTTTCCTCAAATTGGTTGGTTCCTTTTCCTCCAGGCCACATGCAAATAAGTGCTGTATTTTTAATTCATGTAATGAACTGTGAACTTGCCATGGTGCTTAAGTCAATGCATTCTTCAATTTTTGTAATTCAACTTTCTTATCGAGTTGGCTGTGGCGTCAAAAGCATATATGTCATTCTGATTCTTATATCTTGCAAACAAAATTACGTTTTTCTTTTGGTAAATAAACTGCTATAAATTTACAGTCTTACTTGCTGGAACAAATATAACAACAAGTATGTTCCTACTCTAGATAATCTTGGTTAGAAAGTTGGAACTGTAGATTTTGATTCATCCATTTCCAGTCTTCGCTTACTCATTTTGTTTCTGTTAGATTTGGTCAGAGATGCAGAGTGATTTCCTGCCAAACTTCATCCTTTGTAATACTACCCAGCGATTTACACGATCAGCAAAGGTGCCTCTTGTTCCTGTTCAAAAGCCATCAGTTCCCTCTGCGAAGCCTAATTTCTATTGCGGTACTCAAGTA of the Fragaria vesca subsp. vesca linkage group LG6, FraVesHawaii_1.0, whole genome shotgun sequence genome contains:
- the LOC101299778 gene encoding protein PIR-like → MAVPVEEAIAALSTFSLEDDQAEVQGPGVWVSTDTGAMDSPIEYSDVSAYRLSLSEDTKALNQLNALILEGKEMGSVLYTYRSCVKALPQLPDSMKQSQPELYLETYQVLDLEMSRLREIQRWQASAASKLAADMQRFSRPERRINGPTVTHLWSMLKLLDTLVQLDHLKNAKASIPNDFSWYKRTFTQVSVQWHDTDSMREELDDLQIFLSTRWAILLNLHAEMFRVNNVEDILQVLIVFAVESLELDFALLFPERHILLRALPILVVLATSSEKDSESLYKRVKINRLINIFKNDPVIPAFPDLHLSPAAIMKELSMYFQKFTAQTRLLSLPSPHELPAREAQEYQRHYLIINHIGSIRAEHDDFAIRFASSMNQLLLLKSTDSADIEWCKEVKGNIYDVIVEGFQLLSRWTARIWEQCAWKFSRPCKDIVPSESQEASASFSDYEKVVRYNYNADERKALVELVSYIKSIGSMMQSSDTLVADALWETIHAEVQDFVQNTLATMLRTTFRKKKDLSRILSDMRTLSADWMANTSKSESGPLQHGSEESKGNVFYPRPVAPTAAQVHCLQFLIYEVVSGGNLRKPGGLFGNSGSEIPVNDLKQLETFFYKLSFFLHILDYSATVATLTDLGFLWFREFYLESSRVIQFPIECSLPWMLVDFVLESQNPGILESVLIPFDIYNDSAQQALVVLKQRFLYDEIEAEVDHCFDIFVSKLCDTIFTYYKSWAASELLDTSFLFALDNGERYSVEPMRFTTLLKMTRVKLLGRMIDLRSLITERMNKVFRDNIEFLFDRFESQDLCAIVELENLLDILKHAHELLSRDLSIDSFSLMLNEMQENISLVSYSSRLASQIWSEMQSDFLPNFILCNTTQRFTRSAKVPLVPVQKPSVPSAKPNFYCGTQELNAAHQSFARLHSGFFGMPHMFSIVRLLGSRSLPWLIRALLDHISNKVATLEPLITGLQEALPKSIGLLPFDGGVTGCMRLVKEQLTWGTKSELKGEVLRGIKEIGSVLYWLGLLDIVLRETDTTHFMQTAPWLGLLPAADGQILHSQDGGESPIVNLFKSATFAIVSNPGCPNPASFNTLSKQAEAADLLYKANMNTGSVLEYSLAFTSAALDKYCSKWSAVPKTGFIDITTSKDFYRIYSGLQIWYLEESVRVSPNSQDVLGDSVAWGGCTIIYLLGQQLHFELLDFSYQVLNVAEVEAASITQTHKSPHYAQGWDGLLEVMKKARRLNNHVFSMLKARCPLEDKTACAIKQSGAPLHRIKFENTVSAFETLPQKEA